Proteins found in one Zea mays cultivar B73 chromosome 1, Zm-B73-REFERENCE-NAM-5.0, whole genome shotgun sequence genomic segment:
- the LOC100191645 gene encoding uncharacterized protein LOC100191645, with the protein MLAGYGGGGRSVHLSSHKDLLLGRCGRSFLFGNTWFLLSTYPARLLHTTDRRAPSAFVAAINRVPCVRSHCTGQGLLQRGSIVMAACGYVLRRAELGAAKRQQPDKDPSGGTRASRIAAMGSLGSAARPEVSFRYRGLEHCKKIGASLKCREPWGNSAFWTNATGPGWKLSFTVEPWTKDFSTACAAPYSAGATEDQLPLNEKMNSSTVGMSPVSEKLKLLSGSCYLPHPAKEATGGEDAHFISIDEHVIGVADGVGGWADLGVDAGLYAKELMRNSMSAIKDEPEGTIDPTRVLEKAYISTKARGSSTACIITLKDQGIHAVNLGDSGFVVVRDGRTVLRSPSQQHDFNFTYQLESGGGSDLPSSAQVFHFPVAPGDVIVAGTDGLFDNLYNNEISGVIVEALRVGLEPQIAAQKIAALARQRATDKNRQSPFASAAQEAGYRYYGGKLDDITVVVSYVKSAGAP; encoded by the exons ATGCTGGCGGGCTACGGCGGCGGTGGCCGCAGCGTCCATCTCTCCTCCCACAAGGACCTCCTCCTCGGCCGCTGCGGCCGGAGCTTCCTCTTCGGCAACACGTGGTTTCTCCTCTCCACTTACCCGGCGCGCCTCCTGCACACCACGGACCGTCGCGCTCCCTCCGCTTTCGTcgccgccatcaaccgggtccccTGCGTGCGGTCGCACTGCACGGGGCAGGGCCTGCTGCAGAGAGGCAGCATTGTCATGGCTGCCTGCGGCTATGTTCTTAGGCGAGCTGAGCTGGGTGCTGCCAAGCGCCAGCAGCCGGATAAGGACCCATCTGGCGGAACACGCGCCTCCCGTATTGCAGCCATGGGGTCACTGGGCAGTGCTGCGCGGCCAGAGGTGTCTTTCAGGTACAGGGGGCTGGAGCATTGTAAGAAGAttggtgcaagcttgaaatgccgTGAGCCATGGGGGAATAGTGCGTTCTGGACAAATGCCACTGGGCCGGGTTGGAAGTTGAGCTTTACAGTTGAGCCATGGACTAAGGACTTTAGTACGGCGTGTGCAGCGCCGTATTCTGCTGGAGCCACAGAGGATCAATTGCCGCTCAATGAGAAGATGAATAGCTCCACTGTTGG AATGTCCCCAGTTTCTGAAAAATTGAAGTTGCTCTCTGGTTCATGTTACTTGCCTCACCCTGCTAAGGAGGCAACTGGTGGTGAGGATGCACATTTCATTAGCATTGATGAGCATGTGATAGGCGTAGCAGATGGTGTTGGTGGTTGGGCAGATCTCGGTGTCGATGCTGGACTATATGCTAAGGAGCTAATGAGAAATTCAATGAGCGCTATCAAAGATGAGCCAGAAGGGACCATTGATCCAACCAGAGTTTTGGAAAAGGCTTATATTAGTACGAAAGCAAGGGGGTCATCTACCGCGTGTATCATCACTCTTAAAGATCAG GGTATCCATGCTGTAAATCTTGGGGATAGTGGTTTCGTAGTAGTCCGAGATGGCCGCACTGTTCTCAGGTCACCCTCACAGCAGCATGATTTCAATTTTACTTATCAGCTTGAGAGTGGAGGTGGCAGTGATCTTCCTAGTTCCGCACAA GTATTTCACTTTCCGGTTGCCCCGGGTGATGTTATCGTTGCTGGCACGGATGGACTATTTGACAATTTATACAACAATGAGATAAGTGGTGTTATTGTTGAAGCTCTCCGGGTTGGACTTGAGCCTCAGATTGCAGCACAAAAAATTGCCGCCCTGGCTCGACAAAGAGCTACGGACAAAAATAGGCAGTCACCTTTTGCATCAGCTGCTCAAGAAGCTGGGTACCGGTATTATGGTGGGAAGCTTGATGACATAACAGTCGTGGTCTCATATGTGAAAAGCGCTGGAGCCCCATGA